Within Vicinamibacteria bacterium, the genomic segment CGTGGTGATCGAAGTCGCCGAAGGTTCCGTAGAGGCCAAACTCACCGGTCGTCGGGAGCCACTGGAGCATGAACGAGGAGGTGTTCAATTCGTTGTCGAGCTGTGCCGCGCTGACTCCGAGCGTGCTCAGGTTGTTCGCGATCATGACCATGTACTTGAGCTCGGTCGATAGCTCGCCCTTGACCCAGAACCCGGTCGTATAGGAGCCGCGGAAAAATTCGTCCGCCGTCAAGCGGTCGTCGATGCCGAGCCAGTAAGGGAACTGGCCCTCGGTGCTCCGGACACTGGGGAGGCTCGTGATCCCTCCACCCACGGTGACGAACCGGTTGAAGGTGTAGCTCAGATTCCCGGCGCCCACCACTTGAGCCGGATCGCCTTGCGAGGTATTCGCCGACCAGACGTAGAGGTAATAGCGGAACTTCGGCGTGAGGAACCATCCGGAGAAGGGCAGGAAGAACTTGTTGAGCTGCACGTCCTCGCGCTGTGGGACAAGGTGCGTATTGCCGAAGTAGTCCGTGTAGCTCGCATCGAGTCCCTTCTGATTGAGGTAGCGCACGTAGCTGAATAGCCGGACGTACATCTCGCCCTTGTCCCCTTCGACGAGCAAGAAACCGGCGTTGGGAACATAAGCCGGAGCCTCCTTCCTGGGCTCCGACGGCTCCGCCGCCGGAGGGGCAGCCTGCCCGACGACGAACTCGCCGCTGCACCCGTCCGAGACCCAGACGCCGGCGTCGTCATAGCCCCACGTCTTTCCCAGAAGGCACGGTGCGCTCCCAGTGGACGCCTGGAGTGCGACGCCCGCGGACGTGTCGGCGGAGCAGTGCTGACGCTCCCCCGGTTGAGAGGAACAGCTCAGGGTGTCGGCCTGGCCGGCGAGCCCCGGCGATCGAAGGGTGAGAAGTAGGCCAACAAGTGTGACGCTCTGTGAAAGGTTCATTGGGATATTCATCTCGCCATCAGTCGTATCCTCGAAACGGACGCCAAAATCGAAGCGTCGCCCATTCCGGGCCTCGCTCCTGGAGGATGTCCTCACGTCAGAGAGGCTAGCGGAGGGAAGATGGGAGCGGAACTCGTAAAACTACGAGTCCCAGGAGAAGAATCTACCAGCGTTCAGAAATTCATCAGAACTTAACAAAGGCGCCGACGGTCTGCCGAGAAATTCCATCTGGTAGATCCGTCCACGAACACCCCCACCAAAGACTACCGGATTACCAAAGACCACCGGCTCGGTGCCTAGTAGATTTTTGGAACCAGGCCCGTAGTTTTTCGGGGGCCCCGACCGATCGCGTTCCAGTAAGATCCTTTGGCATAGAGG encodes:
- a CDS encoding DUF3011 domain-containing protein is translated as MNLSQSVTLVGLLLTLRSPGLAGQADTLSCSSQPGERQHCSADTSAGVALQASTGSAPCLLGKTWGYDDAGVWVSDGCSGEFVVGQAAPPAAEPSEPRKEAPAYVPNAGFLLVEGDKGEMYVRLFSYVRYLNQKGLDASYTDYFGNTHLVPQREDVQLNKFFLPFSGWFLTPKFRYYLYVWSANTSQGDPAQVVGAGNLSYTFNRFVTVGGGITSLPSVRSTEGQFPYWLGIDDRLTADEFFRGSYTTGFWVKGELSTELKYMVMIANNLSTLGVSAAQLDNELNTSSFMLQWLPTTGEFGLYGTFGDFDHHETVATRLAAHYTHSREDKQSQPGTDSIENSQIRLTDGSVIFTPNLFGPGIVVDKVDYDMVSLDAGVKYRGLSLEAEYYWRWLGDFEGPNTSGIADIDDHGFQVQSSAMLVPKTLQAYLSGSAIRGRYGNASEVRAGANWYFVRERGLRVNGEWIHLNNCPVGYTAVPYPVGGNGNVFHVNLEMNF